A window from Nycticebus coucang isolate mNycCou1 chromosome X, mNycCou1.pri, whole genome shotgun sequence encodes these proteins:
- the LOC128577473 gene encoding mitochondrial assembly of ribosomal large subunit protein 1-like has product MRGLHSGPQLEEQAEGTQVEGRPESSAADHIGPRFDINMLVSLLRQENARDICVIKVPQEMKYTDYFVISSGTSTGHLHAMAYYIVKMYKYLKCKSESHIKIEGKDTDDWLCVDFGSMVLHLMLPETREIYELEKLWTLRSYDDQLAQIAPETLPEDFILGIEDDTSSL; this is encoded by the coding sequence ATGCGCGGCCTGCACAGCGGGCCCCAGCTGGAGGAGCAGGCGGAGGGGACGCAGGTTGAGGGACGCCCAGAGTCTAGCGCAGCAGATCATATTGGTCCCAGGTTTGACATCAATATGCTGGTTTcactactgaggcaagagaatgcaaGAGACATTTGCGTGATTAAGGTTCCTCAAGAAATGAAATATACAGATTACTTTGTGATTAGTAGTGGAACTTCCACCGGACACTTGCATGCCATGGCGTACTACATTGTGAAAATGTACAAATACCTGAAATGTAAGAGTGAGTCTCACATTAAGATTGAAGGGAAGGACACTGATGACTGGCTGTGTGTGGATTTTGGCAGCATGGTGCTTCATTTGATGCTTCCAGAAACCAGAGAAATCTATGAATTAGAGAAATTATGGACACTCCGTTCTTACGATGACCAGTTGGCTCAAATAGCACCTGAGACATTACCTGAAGACTTCATTCTTGGAATAGAAGATGACACTTCATCTCTCTGA